One genomic window of Polyangium aurulentum includes the following:
- a CDS encoding S53 family peptidase, whose amino-acid sequence MRKLAISCALLTLALGAGCGEEERPPQIGSGLPRPMEGVYLDEGPADPNAGFRALMGFPTRDVAGLESAIQAMYDPASPSFRKTMSVEDWMARHAPPAEDVDKVAAWITSQGMTVAVRGSNRLLFEFKGTVGQFNAAFQTTLHLYERENPSAGRPPIPVYGGVEPLIVPPEIAQLVTGVVTVDLPAEVKDLPKEGGDIVVAPPENVAESLTLAQISHAYDLDEMYALGHDGAGIKLGLVVGATFKFKDMQSFWQSFGVQRADPVVVQTMEPIATRYLETTLDTEWAAGLAPGAEVITYAGPDARNTSIVYTFNEAIARGEVSVLSSSFAHREETEAAIIHETFNDSARMGAALGMTIAVASGDSSMPDIPSTSPYVTCVGGTKLELGADGEVVAETAWSHSGSGRARHFPTPWYQEGVIKDADGSRAVTDVAVQASSVPGYWVYYLAKWNHYGGTSFSAPVFAAFVAVINSHRAAQGKPPVGLLNPLLYRSPEVQSAFRDVTEGKTEHFAAQPGWDYPTGWGTPDVSILAEVLP is encoded by the coding sequence ATGCGCAAACTGGCAATCTCGTGCGCTCTGTTGACGCTCGCCCTCGGCGCCGGTTGCGGCGAAGAGGAGCGCCCCCCCCAGATCGGCAGCGGCTTGCCCCGGCCGATGGAGGGCGTCTATCTCGACGAGGGCCCGGCCGATCCGAACGCCGGGTTCCGCGCGCTCATGGGCTTTCCCACGCGCGACGTGGCGGGGCTCGAGAGCGCCATTCAGGCCATGTACGACCCTGCGAGCCCGAGCTTTCGCAAGACGATGTCGGTCGAGGACTGGATGGCGCGGCACGCGCCGCCGGCGGAGGACGTCGACAAGGTCGCCGCCTGGATCACGTCCCAGGGAATGACCGTGGCGGTGCGCGGCTCGAACAGGCTCCTCTTCGAGTTCAAGGGCACGGTGGGCCAGTTCAATGCGGCCTTTCAGACCACGCTGCACCTCTACGAACGCGAGAATCCCTCCGCGGGCCGGCCGCCGATCCCGGTCTATGGCGGGGTCGAGCCGCTCATCGTGCCGCCCGAGATCGCCCAGCTCGTCACGGGCGTGGTGACCGTCGATTTGCCCGCCGAGGTGAAGGACCTGCCGAAGGAGGGGGGCGATATCGTGGTGGCCCCGCCGGAGAACGTGGCGGAGTCGCTGACGCTCGCGCAGATCTCGCACGCGTACGACCTCGACGAGATGTACGCGCTCGGGCACGATGGCGCGGGCATCAAGCTCGGGCTCGTGGTCGGGGCGACGTTCAAGTTCAAGGACATGCAGTCCTTCTGGCAATCGTTCGGGGTGCAGCGCGCCGATCCCGTCGTGGTGCAGACCATGGAGCCCATTGCGACGCGCTATCTCGAGACGACGCTCGACACGGAGTGGGCGGCGGGGCTCGCGCCCGGCGCGGAGGTGATCACGTACGCCGGTCCCGACGCGCGCAACACGTCGATCGTCTACACATTCAACGAGGCGATCGCGCGCGGGGAGGTCTCGGTGCTATCGAGCTCGTTCGCGCATCGCGAGGAGACCGAGGCCGCGATCATTCACGAGACGTTCAACGACTCGGCGCGGATGGGCGCGGCGCTCGGGATGACCATCGCGGTGGCGTCGGGCGACTCGTCGATGCCGGACATTCCCTCGACGAGCCCCTACGTGACGTGCGTCGGCGGGACCAAGCTCGAGCTGGGCGCCGATGGCGAGGTCGTGGCCGAGACGGCCTGGTCCCATTCCGGCTCGGGCCGGGCGCGGCATTTCCCGACCCCGTGGTATCAGGAGGGCGTCATCAAGGACGCGGACGGCAGCCGCGCGGTGACGGACGTGGCGGTGCAGGCGTCGTCGGTGCCAGGATACTGGGTGTATTACCTGGCCAAGTGGAACCATTACGGCGGCACCTCGTTCTCGGCGCCCGTGTTCGCCGCGTTCGTGGCCGTCATCAACTCGCACCGCGCCGCGCAGGGCAAGCCGCCGGTGGGGCTCTTGAATCCGCTCCTCTACCGCTCGCCCGAGGTGCAATCGGCGTTTCGCGACGTGACCGAGGGGAAGACCGAGCATTTCGCGGCGCAACCCGGCTGGGATTACCCGACCGGCTGGGGCACGCCCGATGTCTCGATCCTCGCGGAGGTCCTTCCTTAA
- a CDS encoding formylmethanofuran dehydrogenase subunit E family protein, whose product MHAPSSVDAELAEVARIHGGAGPWAVAGYRMGKHALGKLGLQRHSFDLEIVHKSPRSVQFSCIADGASAATGASLGKLNLTLAEASEADVETVYRNKSTGQAVRLRPAASFRARYRDLPREKLMSTGREVMELPDAEIFEELPAEAPPSR is encoded by the coding sequence ATGCACGCGCCCTCGAGCGTCGACGCCGAGCTGGCGGAGGTCGCGCGCATTCACGGCGGGGCCGGCCCCTGGGCAGTCGCGGGGTATCGCATGGGCAAGCACGCGCTCGGCAAGCTCGGGCTCCAACGCCACAGCTTCGATCTCGAGATCGTGCACAAAAGCCCCCGCAGCGTGCAATTCTCTTGCATCGCCGACGGCGCCTCGGCCGCCACGGGCGCGAGCCTCGGAAAGCTGAACCTGACCCTCGCCGAGGCCTCCGAGGCCGACGTGGAGACGGTTTACCGCAACAAGTCCACGGGCCAGGCGGTGAGGCTCCGGCCTGCGGCCTCGTTCAGGGCGCGCTATCGCGATCTGCCGCGGGAAAAGCTGATGAGCACCGGGCGCGAGGTCATGGAGCTGCCCGACGCAGAGATCTTCGAGGAGCTGCCCGCCGAGGCGCCGCCTTCGCGCTGA
- a CDS encoding deoxyribodipyrimidine photolyase, protein MTSLETLLPKSRIPAVRIRLANAAPLRPGADYVLYWMNGARRTHYNFALERAVEWARALGRPLVVLEALRVAYPWASDRLHAFILQGMADNARRFAAAGVVYHPYVEPTKGEGKGLLAALSRRAAVVVTDDFPAFFLPRMIASASKQVPVLLEQVDSNGLLPIHAPDRAFPTAKSFRSYLHKNLLPHLRNRPLEDPLKVRLQAPPLGLLPPETSVRWPRATDAMLAVEPAALAALPIDHGVGRVSLVGGAEAGRATVKKFVQSKLERYDEDRNDPDRRGTSGLSPYLHFGHVSVHEVFARIEKSEGWDASMVNPKASGSREGFWGMSEPAEAYLDELITWREIGLNMCAQRPHDYMSYDSLPDWALRTLGEHEKDPRPVIYTREEIEGARTGDRIWNAAQRELLREGRIHNYMRMLWGKRLLEWTKTPREAMQMLIEMNDRWALDGRDPNSYSGILWVFGRYDRAWGPERQVYGTVRYMSSANTERKLDLKRYLVEYGV, encoded by the coding sequence ATGACGAGCCTCGAGACCCTCCTGCCGAAGAGCCGCATCCCCGCCGTCCGTATCCGGCTCGCGAACGCCGCGCCCCTGCGCCCGGGCGCCGATTATGTCCTGTACTGGATGAACGGGGCCCGGCGCACGCATTACAATTTCGCCCTCGAGCGCGCGGTCGAGTGGGCGCGCGCGCTCGGGAGGCCGCTCGTGGTGCTCGAGGCGCTGCGCGTGGCCTACCCGTGGGCGAGCGACCGGCTGCACGCGTTCATCTTGCAGGGAATGGCCGACAACGCCCGGCGCTTCGCGGCGGCCGGCGTCGTGTATCACCCGTACGTCGAGCCAACCAAGGGTGAAGGCAAGGGCCTGCTCGCAGCGCTCTCGCGGCGCGCGGCGGTGGTCGTGACCGACGATTTCCCGGCCTTCTTCCTGCCGCGCATGATCGCCTCGGCGAGCAAGCAGGTGCCGGTGCTGCTCGAGCAGGTCGACTCGAACGGCCTGTTGCCGATCCACGCCCCCGACCGCGCGTTCCCGACCGCGAAATCGTTCCGCTCGTATCTCCACAAAAACCTCCTCCCGCACCTGCGCAACCGCCCGCTCGAGGACCCTTTGAAAGTGCGGCTGCAAGCTCCGCCGCTCGGGCTCTTGCCCCCGGAGACCTCGGTCCGCTGGCCGCGCGCGACGGACGCGATGCTCGCGGTCGAGCCGGCGGCGCTCGCGGCGCTGCCCATCGATCACGGCGTGGGCCGCGTCTCGCTGGTCGGCGGCGCGGAGGCGGGGCGCGCGACCGTGAAAAAGTTCGTGCAGAGCAAGCTCGAGCGATACGACGAGGACCGAAACGACCCCGACCGCCGCGGCACGAGCGGCCTGTCGCCCTATCTTCATTTCGGTCACGTGTCGGTGCACGAGGTGTTCGCGCGCATCGAGAAGAGCGAGGGCTGGGACGCGTCGATGGTGAACCCGAAGGCGAGCGGCAGCCGCGAGGGTTTCTGGGGAATGAGCGAGCCGGCGGAGGCATATCTCGACGAGCTGATCACGTGGCGCGAGATCGGCCTCAACATGTGCGCGCAGCGGCCGCACGATTACATGAGCTACGATTCGCTCCCCGACTGGGCGCTGCGCACGCTCGGCGAGCACGAGAAGGATCCGCGCCCGGTGATCTACACCCGCGAGGAGATCGAGGGCGCGCGCACGGGCGATCGCATCTGGAACGCAGCCCAGCGCGAGCTTCTCCGCGAGGGTCGAATCCACAACTACATGCGGATGCTCTGGGGCAAGCGGCTGCTCGAATGGACGAAGACGCCGCGCGAGGCGATGCAGATGCTCATCGAGATGAACGACCGCTGGGCGCTCGACGGGCGAGATCCGAACTCGTATTCGGGAATCCTCTGGGTCTTCGGCCGCTACGACCGCGCGTGGGGGCCCGAGCGGCAGGTCTACGGGACCGTGCGGTACATGAGCTCGGCGAACACGGAGCGGAAGCTGGATTTGAAGAGGTATCTCGTGGAGTATGGGGTGTAG
- a CDS encoding molybdopterin-dependent oxidoreductase produces the protein MASDKFPELERVIRRRTFLRFAATGTALTALGGGTYVLASTDDPRAKERRPDGRPRLPPGQRILDALKPMGGEPGDPSPSAFRLRVHGACDNPLNLDFAALLALPQTEQTCDVHCVTGWSVLGSKWTGVRVAELAKLAKVHDSARHVIFEAAYGYTANVRIAEALAPTVLVAHKHEGNPLTRPHGPPARALVPDLYFWKSAKWLTGIRFVKNDQPGYWETRGYHNHADPWNSERYG, from the coding sequence TTGGCCAGCGATAAATTCCCCGAGCTCGAGAGGGTCATCCGCCGCCGCACCTTCCTCCGCTTCGCCGCCACGGGCACCGCCCTCACGGCGCTCGGCGGGGGCACCTACGTGCTCGCCTCGACCGACGACCCCCGCGCCAAGGAGCGCCGCCCCGACGGCCGCCCGCGCCTGCCGCCCGGCCAGCGCATCCTCGACGCCTTGAAGCCCATGGGCGGCGAGCCCGGCGACCCGAGCCCGTCCGCTTTCCGCCTCCGCGTCCACGGCGCCTGCGACAATCCGCTCAACCTCGATTTCGCCGCCTTGCTCGCCCTGCCGCAGACCGAGCAAACGTGCGACGTGCATTGCGTGACCGGCTGGAGCGTGCTCGGCTCCAAATGGACGGGCGTGCGGGTGGCCGAGCTGGCAAAGCTCGCCAAGGTGCACGACTCCGCCCGCCACGTGATCTTCGAGGCCGCGTACGGCTACACCGCCAACGTCCGCATCGCGGAGGCGCTCGCGCCGACCGTGCTCGTCGCCCACAAACACGAGGGCAATCCCCTCACCCGCCCCCACGGCCCGCCCGCCCGCGCCCTCGTACCCGACCTCTACTTCTGGAAGAGCGCGAAATGGCTGACCGGCATCCGGTTCGTCAAGAACGACCAGCCGGGTTACTGGGAGACGCGGGGCTATCACAATCACGCCGACCCCTGGAACTCGGAGCGGTATGGCTGA
- a CDS encoding KGG domain-containing protein, which translates to MAEKKGKGQMTVEEAGRMGGEIRKEELGSEGYAEIGRKGGETVKEKYGPEFYSEIGHKGGQKGGEAVKEKYGPEFYSEIGHKGGQRVKELIEEGKQSEGGGGKSKK; encoded by the coding sequence ATGGCTGAGAAGAAGGGAAAGGGCCAGATGACGGTCGAGGAGGCCGGCCGGATGGGCGGCGAGATTCGCAAAGAAGAGCTCGGCTCCGAGGGGTACGCCGAGATCGGCCGCAAAGGCGGCGAGACCGTCAAGGAGAAATACGGGCCGGAGTTCTATTCGGAGATCGGCCACAAGGGCGGCCAGAAAGGCGGCGAGGCCGTCAAGGAGAAGTACGGCCCCGAGTTCTACTCGGAGATCGGCCACAAGGGCGGCCAGCGCGTCAAGGAGCTGATCGAGGAGGGCAAGCAGTCCGAAGGCGGGGGAGGCAAATCGAAGAAGTAA
- a CDS encoding hybrid sensor histidine kinase/response regulator yields the protein MQDKPSDKPTGLSAPHLSCETERWARMVLESIDVAFFALDREWRFTYINAEAERLLGRPREALLGKGAWSEIPEAVGTPFWNAAQKVMRERVPVELNAQGPKSGQWLDVRIFPTEEGIVAYCRDVTSRRDRVQRLRLLETAVAQLNDIVLITEARPIDEPGPRIVFVNAAFERMTGYTREEVMGKSPRILQGPRTSREALDRIHQALERCAPICEEIVNYTKDGREFLIEIDIVPILDDDGHCSHFVAVERDMTERRKLEEQLLHAQKMEAIGRLAGGVAHDFNNLLTAIKASADFLREEVGPRGNADILEIERACGRATELTRRLLALGRRQVLEQHVLDMNAVVGDMERMLSRVIGEGVALEVSLAPKLAACRADPAQLQQVILNLAMNARDAMPQGGRLVIRTDGAALDAQAAGVRGLSSGRYAVLSVIDNGVGMDEATRRRAFEPFYTTKEPGRGSGLGLSTVYGVVSQCGGSVEISSALGKGTTVKVYLPVVDVHPAPAEGHASRRAGS from the coding sequence ATGCAGGACAAGCCGAGCGATAAACCGACCGGGCTCTCGGCCCCCCACCTCTCGTGCGAGACCGAGCGCTGGGCGCGCATGGTGCTCGAGAGCATCGACGTGGCGTTCTTCGCGCTCGACCGCGAGTGGCGATTCACGTACATCAATGCCGAGGCCGAGCGCTTGCTCGGCCGGCCGCGCGAGGCGTTGCTCGGCAAGGGGGCCTGGAGCGAGATCCCCGAGGCCGTCGGCACGCCCTTCTGGAATGCTGCCCAGAAGGTCATGCGCGAGCGGGTGCCGGTCGAGCTGAACGCGCAGGGGCCGAAGTCGGGGCAATGGCTCGATGTGCGGATCTTTCCGACCGAGGAGGGAATCGTTGCCTATTGCCGCGACGTCACCTCGCGCCGGGACAGGGTGCAGCGATTGCGTCTTCTGGAGACGGCCGTCGCGCAGCTGAACGACATCGTGCTCATCACCGAGGCGCGCCCCATCGACGAGCCCGGGCCGCGCATCGTCTTCGTCAACGCGGCCTTCGAGCGCATGACCGGCTACACCCGCGAGGAGGTCATGGGCAAGAGCCCGCGCATCCTCCAGGGGCCCCGCACGAGCCGCGAGGCGCTCGATCGCATTCACCAGGCCCTCGAGCGCTGCGCGCCCATCTGCGAGGAAATCGTGAATTACACGAAGGATGGGCGGGAGTTTCTCATCGAGATCGACATCGTCCCCATCCTGGACGACGACGGCCACTGCTCGCATTTCGTCGCCGTCGAGCGCGACATGACGGAGCGGCGCAAGCTCGAGGAGCAGCTCTTGCATGCGCAGAAGATGGAGGCCATCGGGCGGCTCGCCGGCGGGGTCGCCCACGATTTCAACAATCTTCTCACCGCGATCAAGGCGAGCGCAGATTTTCTGCGAGAGGAGGTCGGGCCCCGGGGAAATGCGGACATCCTCGAGATCGAGCGGGCCTGTGGGCGGGCGACCGAGCTGACGAGGCGGCTGCTCGCGCTCGGGCGCCGTCAGGTGCTCGAGCAGCATGTGCTCGACATGAATGCGGTGGTGGGGGACATGGAGCGGATGCTCTCGCGGGTGATCGGCGAGGGTGTGGCGCTCGAGGTCTCGCTCGCGCCCAAGCTCGCGGCGTGCCGCGCCGATCCGGCGCAGCTCCAGCAGGTGATCTTGAACCTCGCGATGAACGCGCGCGACGCGATGCCCCAGGGCGGCAGGCTCGTCATCCGCACCGATGGCGCGGCGCTCGACGCGCAAGCGGCGGGGGTGCGGGGGTTGTCGTCGGGGCGTTACGCGGTGCTCTCGGTGATCGACAACGGCGTCGGAATGGACGAGGCGACGCGGCGGCGCGCGTTCGAGCCATTTTATACGACCAAGGAGCCCGGGCGAGGCTCGGGGCTCGGGCTCTCGACGGTGTACGGGGTGGTGTCGCAATGCGGGGGCTCGGTCGAGATTTCGAGCGCGCTGGGCAAAGGAACGACCGTGAAGGTCTACCTGCCCGTGGTGGACGTGCACCCCGCGCCGGCAGAGGGACACGCGTCGCGGAGGGCAGGATCGTGA
- a CDS encoding alpha/beta fold hydrolase, translating into MSRSFVFSALFCLLAACAEGGEVPPPMTPPPPPPARTENATPPPATNADASQQQARPAPRADKNLIPRDVLFGNPDRARPQLSHDGKQMSFLAPVDGVLNVWVGPADDLAKAKPVTADKKRGIRFYLWAYDNAHVIYQQDKDGDENWHVYSVDVKSGESKDLTPAENVNARVEATSQKIPGEILIAINDRDKKVHDIHRVDIKTGNKKLVHKNESNFAGFVADDDFNVRLGQRMTPDGGALLVDTTAKPKEKGKEPEPYAVIPFEDSETTYPLSFDATGKTLYMVDSRGRNTGALAKVDFKTKKSAVLVDDPKADVEGFMVHPKTNEVQAVATNYERQKWQVIDKSVQPDMDALAKVSEGDYDVISRTLDDKRWLVSYVVSDGPVKYYRYDRDKKKADFLFTNRKALEGLPLAKMHPRVIKSRDGLELVSYLTVPKAMDPDADGRPDKPLPMVLLVHGGPWGRDTWGLNSMHQWLANRGYAVLSVNFRGSTGLGKKFVNAGNKEWAGKMHDDLLDAVKWAVDQKVADASKVAIMGGSYGGYATLVGLTFTPEQFACGVDIVGPSNLKTLLSTIPPYWAPMLDTFKTRVGDPTTPEGEKLLASRSPLSFADRIKRPLLIGQGANDPRVKQAESDQIVKAMQAKGIPVTYVLYSDEGHGFARPENRLSFNAVAETFLAQCLGGPYEPVGDDFKGSTIAVPAGAEQIHGLRDVLKK; encoded by the coding sequence GTGAGCCGTTCTTTCGTTTTCTCGGCGTTGTTCTGCCTGCTGGCCGCGTGTGCGGAGGGGGGTGAGGTCCCGCCGCCGATGACGCCGCCGCCCCCGCCGCCGGCGCGCACGGAGAACGCGACGCCCCCGCCGGCGACCAACGCGGACGCCTCGCAGCAGCAGGCTCGCCCCGCGCCGCGCGCGGACAAGAACCTCATCCCGCGCGACGTGCTCTTCGGGAACCCCGACCGCGCGCGCCCGCAGCTCAGCCACGACGGCAAGCAGATGAGCTTCCTCGCGCCCGTCGACGGCGTGCTCAACGTGTGGGTCGGCCCGGCCGACGACCTGGCCAAGGCGAAGCCGGTCACGGCGGACAAGAAGCGCGGCATTCGCTTCTACCTGTGGGCTTACGACAACGCGCACGTCATCTATCAGCAGGACAAGGACGGCGACGAGAACTGGCACGTCTATTCCGTCGACGTGAAGAGCGGGGAGAGCAAGGACCTCACGCCGGCCGAGAACGTCAATGCGCGCGTCGAGGCCACGAGCCAGAAGATCCCGGGGGAGATCCTCATCGCGATCAACGACCGGGACAAGAAGGTGCACGACATCCACCGCGTCGACATCAAGACCGGCAACAAGAAGCTCGTCCACAAGAACGAGAGCAACTTCGCTGGATTCGTGGCCGACGATGATTTCAATGTCCGGCTCGGCCAGCGCATGACGCCCGACGGCGGCGCGCTGCTCGTCGACACGACGGCCAAGCCGAAGGAAAAGGGCAAGGAGCCCGAGCCCTACGCGGTGATCCCGTTCGAGGATTCGGAGACGACGTACCCGCTCTCCTTCGATGCCACGGGCAAGACCCTGTACATGGTCGACAGCCGCGGCCGGAACACGGGCGCGCTGGCCAAGGTCGATTTCAAGACCAAGAAATCGGCCGTGCTCGTCGACGACCCGAAGGCCGACGTGGAGGGATTCATGGTGCACCCGAAGACGAACGAGGTGCAGGCCGTCGCGACGAATTACGAGCGCCAGAAGTGGCAGGTCATCGACAAGTCGGTCCAGCCCGACATGGACGCGCTCGCGAAGGTGAGCGAGGGCGACTACGACGTGATCAGCCGGACGCTCGACGACAAGCGCTGGCTCGTCTCGTACGTCGTCTCCGACGGCCCGGTCAAGTATTACCGCTACGACCGCGACAAGAAGAAGGCCGATTTCCTCTTCACGAACCGGAAGGCGCTCGAGGGGCTGCCGCTCGCGAAGATGCACCCCCGGGTCATCAAGTCGCGCGACGGGCTCGAGCTCGTCAGCTACTTGACCGTGCCCAAGGCGATGGACCCGGATGCGGACGGGCGCCCTGACAAACCGCTGCCGATGGTGCTGCTCGTCCACGGCGGCCCGTGGGGGCGCGATACCTGGGGCCTGAACTCCATGCACCAGTGGCTCGCGAACCGCGGCTATGCGGTGCTGAGCGTCAATTTCCGTGGCTCGACGGGGCTCGGGAAGAAGTTCGTGAACGCCGGTAACAAGGAGTGGGCCGGCAAGATGCACGACGACCTCCTCGACGCGGTGAAATGGGCCGTCGATCAGAAGGTCGCCGACGCGTCCAAGGTCGCGATCATGGGCGGCAGCTACGGCGGGTATGCGACGCTCGTCGGGCTCACGTTCACGCCCGAGCAGTTCGCCTGCGGCGTCGATATCGTGGGGCCCTCGAACCTGAAGACGCTCCTGTCCACCATCCCGCCCTACTGGGCGCCGATGCTGGACACGTTCAAGACGCGCGTCGGCGATCCGACCACGCCCGAGGGCGAGAAGCTCCTGGCCTCGCGCAGCCCGCTGTCGTTCGCGGACCGCATCAAGCGGCCCTTGCTCATCGGGCAGGGCGCCAACGACCCGCGCGTCAAGCAGGCCGAGAGCGATCAGATCGTGAAGGCCATGCAGGCGAAGGGCATCCCCGTGACGTACGTGCTCTATTCGGACGAGGGGCACGGATTCGCGCGGCCGGAGAACCGTCTGAGCTTCAACGCGGTGGCCGAGACATTCCTCGCGCAATGCCTCGGCGGCCCCTACGAGCCGGTCGGGGACGATTTCAAGGGCTCGACCATCGCCGTGCCGGCAGGGGCCGAGCAGATCCACGGCCTGCGCGATGTCCTGAAGAAGTAG